From Penicillium psychrofluorescens genome assembly, chromosome: 6, one genomic window encodes:
- a CDS encoding uncharacterized protein (ID:PFLUO_009063-T1.cds;~source:funannotate) yields the protein MASYPVRNDSRIVLHLDYDCFYASVFEVEQPILKTLPLAVQQKQIVVTCNYEARRRGLHKLQLIRDAKRICPDVVIVLGEDLTKFRNASKDLYLFVKDFVWGGRVEKLGFDELSLDVTEMIDYNVGVLNPHDLPSSFFHLDRTDPTVGFAYDAARFEGQTDPPSPEGCGSASSLGLSSLEVRLRIASHLAGYLRAQLEHVKGYTATGGISTSKLLAKLVGNLHKPNSQTTLLPPYEATENNSQGNVIQFLDAHEIRKIPGIGSRLAQKLKDHVAGDDATDDKVTVKDVRLFPGMGPVLLEKILRGPGAPRGIGMRMWNILHGVDSAEVLEARDLPTQISIEDSYGRLDSLDSVRRELAILAKSLIRRMRTDLLDKTDPTTPLGRWLAHPRTLRLSTRPRLPPDSDTGRTYSASRISRSTPLPPFVFALDENIDGLAERLVQEAVLPVFRKLHPDKAGWALSLMNIAVTNLVESAGDQKQSSGRDIGKMFRQQESRAVPGSRTPPVLVDPRGAANDLLDAWDAWEETDEPLPGRMCPRCEARIPDFAWQAHEMYHSSVD from the exons ATGGCATCATATCCAGTGCGCAATGACAGCCGGATAGTCCTGCATTTG GATTACGACTGTTTCTACGCCTCCGTCTTCGAGGTCGAGCAGCCGATCCTCAAAACTCTACCGCTCGCcgtgcagcagaagcagatcgTCGTGACGTGCAACTACGAAGCTCGCCGACGAGGGTTGCATAAGCTGCAGCTGATCCGCGACGCAAAGCGGATCTGTCCCGACGTGGTCATTGTGCTCGGCGAAGACCTGACGAAATTCCGCAATGCCTCCAAGGACTTGTATCTCTTTGTCAAGGACTTTGTCTGGGGCGGTCGGGTCGAGAAATTGGGCTTTGATGAG CTCTCCCTCGATGtgacggagatgatcgatTACAACGTCGGGGTGCTGAATCCTCATGATTtgccctcttccttcttccatctgGATCGCACAGACCCAACAGTGGGTTTTGCTTACGATGCCGCCCGATTTGAGGGCCAAACGGATCCACCGTCCCCTGAGGGCTGTGGAAGCGCATCCTCATTGGGGCTGTCGTCATTGGAGGTGAGGCTGCGGATTGCCTCCCATTTAGCTGGGTATCTCCGAGCTCAGCTAGAGCATGTAAAGGGCTACACTGCTACAGGGGGGATATCCACGTCGAAATTGTTGGCTAAGCTGGTGGGCAATCTCCACAAGCCGAACAGCCAGACGACGCTCTTACCGCCCTACGAGGCTACGGAGAATAACTCGCAGGGCAATGTCATTCAATTTCTAGATGCGCATGAGATCCGCAAGATTCCTGGGATTGGCTCGCGATTGGCGCAGAAGTTGAAGGATCATGTTGCGGGCGATGATGCAACGGACGACAAAGTCACCGTGAAGGATGTGCGTCTGTTCCCCGGAATGGGTCCGGTGTTACTGGAAAAGATCCTTCGGGGGCCAGGGGCCCCCAGGGGCATCGGGATGCGTATGTGGAATATCCTTCACGGAGTCGACAGTGCCGAAGTCCTCGAAGCCCGCGATCTGCCGACCCAGATTAGCATCGAGGACTCGTACGGTCGGCTAGACAGCCTTGACAGCGTGCGGCGAGAGCTGGCAATCCTAGCAAAGAGTCTCATTCGACGGATGAGGACAGATCTGCTCGACAAAACCGATCCCACGACCCCGTTGGGACGATGGCTCGCTCATCCTCGCACCCTACGACTCTCTACGAGGCCTCGCCTCCCGCCAGACAGCGATACCGGGCGCACCTACAGCGCCAGTCGTATCTCACGTTCAACACCGCTCCCACCATTTGTCTTTGCGCTGGACGAAAACATTGATGGCTTGGCTGAGCGACTAGTGCAGGAGGCTGTGCTGCCGGTGTTCCGAAAGCTTCACCCGGACAAGGCTGGCTGGGCTCTCAGCCTCATGAACATCGCCGTGACTAATCTAGTGGAAAGTGCTGGGGACCAGAAACAAAGTAGCGGACGTGACATTGGAAAGATGTTTCGACAGCAGGAGAGTCGTGCTGTTCCCGGATCTCGTACTCCACCGGTTCTGGTGGATCCGCGGGGCGCCGCAAATGACCTTCTAGACGCCTGGGACGCCTGGGAGGAGACTGACGAGCCTTTGCCCGGGAGAATGTGTCCACGGTGTGAGGCCCGGATTCCCGACTTTGCATGGCAGGCACACGAGATGTACCATTCGAGTGTAGATTAA